One Rubripirellula amarantea DNA segment encodes these proteins:
- a CDS encoding dockerin type I domain-containing protein yields the protein MATFWNRWINRTRSRRKNVKRPSQRRRALAENLETRQLLAANIFHNELLPEDVNEDGVVSALDALTIINQMNRQSANGSGQGVQSGNDFNREPGRMTDVNNDGRDSALDALLVINRLSREQERFDPLSRNPGNPNETPTDEQPTDDLNSDATTTEDTTDDELETDDSVTVGNPTAEDTPVSEASSDPVLFWNDVFGAVLGDSLENQNPGYASRSAAILNLAIFDSVAIASGNTEGTFYDYDSDIVNATDDLSAEAVATAAAYTALSGLYPDQQAQLDDAFEQSLTVFSSSDDLSASLLLGEEIANEILALRVDDGSDLTSEYTYTDEVGYFQPDPLNPDVPAWGTAWRDVDTFSISSTEPFVPDTTPALTSDEYAASYNEVLALGSVDSTERTAEETEIGIFWAYDREGLGTPIALYTDVLESVATQEGNTFEENVALFAQASVAMADAAIVAWETKFSEEFWRPITAIQQGDDDGNPLTEGDTQWTALGAPDGGDDIVGFTPQFPTYISGHATFGGALFGTLQDFYGTDDISFEVTSEELEVLLDNPELQDAYGLDLDDATRTFDSFSEAMAENGRSRVYLGIHFDFDDLVGQEVGQTIAASVAADFDALTEISDTSDSGETSFVVSGTVVDATDSDEWPSNPRSIISDHDLTLLAMDQSNLRGDQHPAADNGRLDEGVSGVTVELLDSTGNVVAETVTDDRGRYVFDSIADAGAYQAHIVVAELWMVLGDDTQDIVLTNDHDRLGGVNFRVSLV from the coding sequence ATGGCAACGTTTTGGAATCGCTGGATCAATCGGACTCGGTCGCGTCGGAAGAATGTTAAAAGACCGTCTCAGCGACGACGCGCGTTGGCTGAGAACCTAGAGACACGGCAGCTACTAGCGGCAAACATCTTTCACAACGAACTACTGCCCGAAGACGTCAACGAAGACGGCGTGGTATCCGCTTTAGACGCCCTGACGATTATCAACCAAATGAATCGCCAATCCGCGAACGGATCGGGGCAGGGTGTTCAAAGTGGCAACGATTTCAATCGCGAACCTGGCCGAATGACGGACGTTAACAATGACGGCCGAGATTCAGCGCTCGATGCTTTGTTGGTGATCAATCGCCTCAGTCGCGAACAAGAAAGGTTTGATCCACTTTCTCGCAATCCTGGCAATCCAAACGAGACACCGACGGATGAACAGCCAACCGATGACCTCAACAGTGACGCAACAACCACTGAAGACACTACTGATGACGAATTAGAAACTGACGATTCAGTGACCGTTGGTAATCCTACGGCCGAGGACACACCAGTTTCCGAGGCGAGTAGCGATCCTGTTTTGTTTTGGAATGATGTGTTCGGAGCAGTCTTGGGCGATAGTCTCGAGAATCAAAACCCGGGTTACGCATCACGGTCCGCTGCAATCCTGAACTTGGCAATCTTTGATTCCGTCGCAATCGCGTCGGGAAATACGGAAGGAACGTTTTACGATTACGACTCGGATATCGTAAATGCGACTGATGACTTGTCGGCGGAAGCGGTCGCGACCGCAGCGGCCTACACGGCGCTAAGTGGTCTGTACCCTGATCAACAAGCTCAGCTTGATGATGCCTTCGAACAATCGCTCACGGTCTTTTCGTCGAGTGACGATCTGAGCGCGAGCCTATTGCTCGGCGAAGAGATTGCCAACGAGATTCTTGCACTTCGAGTCGATGATGGTTCCGATCTGACTAGCGAATATACCTACACCGATGAGGTTGGTTACTTTCAACCCGATCCGCTGAACCCTGACGTGCCAGCTTGGGGAACAGCATGGCGAGATGTCGACACCTTCTCGATTTCATCCACCGAACCATTCGTCCCCGACACCACGCCAGCACTTACCAGTGATGAGTACGCTGCATCGTACAACGAAGTACTCGCGTTAGGATCAGTCGACAGCACCGAGCGAACCGCTGAAGAAACCGAAATCGGCATCTTTTGGGCCTATGACCGCGAAGGTCTCGGTACCCCCATTGCTCTGTACACGGACGTTCTCGAAAGCGTTGCCACTCAAGAAGGAAATACATTTGAAGAAAACGTCGCTCTATTCGCCCAGGCCTCGGTTGCTATGGCCGATGCTGCCATCGTTGCTTGGGAAACCAAGTTCAGCGAAGAGTTTTGGCGCCCCATCACCGCCATTCAACAAGGTGACGACGACGGCAATCCACTGACCGAAGGCGATACGCAGTGGACCGCACTGGGAGCACCCGATGGCGGTGATGACATTGTCGGCTTCACTCCGCAATTCCCAACCTATATCTCAGGCCACGCGACCTTTGGCGGAGCTCTGTTTGGAACGCTGCAAGATTTCTACGGCACCGACGACATCTCGTTTGAAGTGACATCAGAAGAGCTAGAAGTATTGCTCGACAACCCTGAACTTCAGGACGCCTACGGTCTTGACCTTGATGACGCAACGCGGACGTTTGATTCGTTTAGTGAGGCGATGGCAGAAAACGGTCGTAGTCGAGTTTACCTTGGCATTCACTTCGACTTTGATGACTTGGTTGGCCAAGAAGTAGGTCAAACAATCGCAGCCTCCGTCGCCGCCGACTTCGATGCGTTGACAGAAATTTCGGACACCTCCGACTCTGGTGAGACCTCATTCGTGGTAAGCGGAACAGTGGTCGACGCAACGGATTCTGATGAGTGGCCTTCAAATCCTAGAAGCATTATCAGTGACCACGATCTAACTTTGCTCGCGATGGATCAGTCCAATCTTCGTGGCGATCAACATCCAGCGGCAGACAATGGTCGTTTGGATGAAGGAGTCAGCGGTGTGACGGTAGAACTGCTCGACAGCACTGGCAATGTTGTGGCAGAAACCGTCACCGACGACCGCGGGAGGTACGTGTTTGATTCGATCGCTGATGCCGGCGCTTACCAAGCACACATCGTTGTTGCAGAACTCTGGATGGTGCTGGGCGATGACACTCAGGACATCGTACTTACGAACGACCACGATAGGCTGGGCGGTGTCAACTTCCGCGTCAGCTTGGTCTAG